A region of Nitrospinota bacterium DNA encodes the following proteins:
- a CDS encoding PilZ domain-containing protein, translating into MFEADMEITLERERASVRAHVRGWKDGGYILVDVPDARWKQKDENPLVARLASSGKYYGFTTRAIGFMPEINLLILEYPEDIVDTSLRTAERFTITLPVTMTMAVKDKRYDYPGLITDISKHGCRIACGRPFNVSERLALSGQFPQGDKFEKIMFTIISASGGEGKFFYGGQLTFPAKEDEKALVEFMKRVKIAYGP; encoded by the coding sequence ATGTTCGAAGCCGACATGGAAATCACGCTGGAGCGGGAGCGCGCTTCCGTGCGGGCGCATGTCCGGGGCTGGAAGGATGGGGGTTACATCCTGGTGGATGTCCCGGACGCGCGCTGGAAACAAAAGGATGAGAATCCTCTCGTGGCGCGTTTGGCTTCATCCGGCAAATATTACGGATTCACCACCCGCGCCATCGGGTTCATGCCCGAAATCAACCTTTTGATCCTCGAATATCCCGAGGACATCGTAGACACGTCCTTGCGGACCGCAGAGCGGTTCACCATAACCCTCCCTGTCACCATGACCATGGCCGTAAAAGACAAGCGGTATGATTATCCAGGCCTTATTACCGACATCAGCAAACATGGTTGCCGTATCGCCTGCGGCAGGCCCTTCAACGTAAGTGAAAGGCTGGCGCTGTCCGGCCAGTTCCCGCAAGGGGATAAATTTGAAAAGATCATGTTCACCATAATCAGCGCTTCCGGCGGGGAGGGGAAGTTTTTCTACGGCGGCCAGTTAACGTTCCCGGCAAAAGAGGATGAAAAGGCCTTGGTGGAGTTCATGAAAAGGGTGAAGATCGCCTATGGCCCATAA
- a CDS encoding flagellar brake protein, with protein sequence MVKVLKNIRLPIGERCQIQIDQGKYPSAIRGYDFPRYALLEGPLSHGKPMVVPVGLVYVVRYIHKGHVYGFESQLVREYSTPIRLWVMKYPDEVQIISLRQSKRISTYIPATLEVKNQKREGALIDLSEGGGLFTSNGGEIEQGAEGHISMTLPNGEEIKSLSCKVRSSAYINGKLTAGVSFNPAQEDQYNRVRTFYFSVAGQI encoded by the coding sequence ATGGTGAAAGTTTTAAAGAATATCCGCCTGCCCATCGGCGAACGGTGCCAGATTCAAATTGACCAGGGCAAATACCCCTCCGCCATCCGGGGTTACGATTTTCCCCGGTACGCCCTGCTGGAGGGGCCTTTGTCCCATGGCAAACCCATGGTGGTGCCCGTGGGGCTTGTGTACGTGGTGCGTTATATACACAAGGGGCATGTGTACGGCTTTGAATCCCAGCTTGTGAGGGAATATTCCACCCCCATCCGGCTTTGGGTTATGAAATACCCGGACGAGGTGCAGATAATAAGCCTCCGGCAAAGCAAGCGCATATCCACTTACATTCCCGCCACGCTGGAAGTGAAAAACCAGAAAAGGGAAGGCGCCCTGATAGACCTGAGCGAAGGTGGCGGCCTGTTCACCAGCAACGGCGGCGAGATTGAACAGGGCGCCGAGGGCCACATCTCCATGACGTTGCCCAACGGCGAGGAAATAAAAAGCCTTTCATGCAAAGTGCGAAGCTCCGCCTATATCAACGGCAAACTTACGGCCGGAGTCTCCTTCAACCCCGCGCAGGAAGACCAATACAACCGGGTGAGGACTTTCTATTTCTCCGTGGCCGGGCAGATTTAA